TCGTGCGCCTCGCCGTCGGTCACCAGAACGACCGCCCGGTCCCGGCCGCCCGTGCCGTCCTCCCCCAAGGCCAGGTCCGTGGCCTGCCGCAGCGCCGCGGCCAGGGAAGAGCCACCGTAGGTGACGATCTCCGGATCCAGCGCGTCTACGTAGAGCTCGAGCGCGCCGTGGTCGACCGTCAGCGGCGCGAGCACATAGGCACGACCGGCGAACGCCACCAGCCCGAGCCGGTCCCCACGCAGTTCACGGAGCAAACGCCGCGTCAGCAGCCGCGCCCGCTCCAGCCGGTTCGGCGAGACGTCCCGCGCCAGCATCGACTTCGACACATCCAGTGCCAGCACAATGCTTCGCGCACGGCCGTGGTGCTCCACCGCCGTCCAGCCCCAGCGCGGCCCCGCGGCGGCCAGCCCCAGCGCCGCGGCGGCCAGGGAGACCAGCGCCAGACGCCCGATCACCGGCCTCTCCAGGTCGCCGGCGCCCAGCCGCCGGACCAGCTCGGGCGCGCCCAGCTGCCGGGCCACCCGGCGCCGCCGGCGGCCGTAGCCGAGCACCGCCGCCGCCGCGAGCGCGGGCAGCAACAGCGCGAGCCAGAGCAGGTCGGGTCGGGCGAAGCTCACGGCACCCTCCCCCACCGGCTCGCCCGGAGCCCCCACTCGGCCAGCAGCAGCACGGCGGCCATGAGAACGAACGGGAGGTGATGCGGCGTATAGTTCGTGTAGCGGCGCACTTCCACCTCCGTCTTCTCGAGCTGGTCGATCAGCCGGTAGATGCTGTCCAGCGCCGCTTCGTTGGTCGCCCGGAAGTAGCGCCCGCCCGTGATGTCCGCAATGGACTGGAGCAGCTCCTCGTCAATGTGTACGGGGAGGTTCGCGTACTCGTAGCCCCCGAGCAGGTTGCGGGCGATCGGGATCGGTGCGATCCCCTCGGTGCCGACCCCGATCGCGTAGATCTTGATCCCGAACGCCGCGGCAGCCTGCGCGGCCGTCACGGGATCGATCTCGCCACGGTTGTTCTCGCCATCGGTCATGAGGATGATGACGCGCGACTCGCCCGGCGCGCGCCGCAGCCGGTTGGCCGCGGTGGCGATGGCCGTCCCGATCGCCGTGCCGTCCTCGAGCTGGCCGACGTCGAGCTGCTCGAGGGCGCGGTACAGGACCGGGTAATCCACCGTGATCGGCACCTGGGTCAGCGCTTCACCCGCGAAGGCGACCATGCCGATGCGGTCGTACTGCCGACCCCGGATGAACGCGATCACTTTCTCCTTGGCGACGGCGAGGCGGTTCCGGGGCTGGAAGTCCTCCGCGAGCATCGAGCTGGAGACGTCGATCGCGATCACGATGGCGATCCCCTCCGCGTCCACGTCCACCACGGAGACCCCGGTCCGCGGCCCCGCGAGGGCGATGGTGAGCAAGGCGAGCACAAGGAAGCGGAGGGCGTCCGGCATGCGAGCCACCGCGTTCGCCGACCTGCCCCCCATGCCCGCAACGGCTTCGGCGCGAGAGAAGGTGAAGGCCGGCCGGCGCCACACCCGCCGGCCGAACCACGCCAGCCCGATCAGGACAGGCAGCAACAGCAGCGCCCACGGGTTCGCGAAGCCGAAGGTCACGGCCCCTCCGGATTCGGCTCGGCCCGTTCTGCCTCCGCTGCGACGCCCGCTCCGGCGAGGGGGCGCTCGAAGGAGGCGACCCAATCGCGCGCGGCCTGCCACTCCGCGATCGCCACGGACGCGTCCGGGCGGCGGCGCGCGAACTTGACGAGGTCCGCGGCGTGGAGCACCTCGCCGAGACGCTCGCGCTGGCTCTCATCCATCTCGCCGGCCAGCAGCGCGAGCAACTCGCTGGTGGTGAGGTCGCGCCCCCAGCGCGGCTCGACGGCTTCCAGGTACTCCCGTACCGCGTCCGCGATCAGCGTGTAGAATGCCTTGACTTCGCCGGCCTCCAGCAAGCCGAGTCTGCGGGCGCGGTCCAGTGCGGCCAGCGCCCGCTCCCGCGGCGGGAGGCCGGCGGCCAGGGCCGGCTCGGACACGGCGCGGCGCCGCCGGAGCCAGTGGCTGAGCGCCGCGGCCGCCAGGAGCGCCAGGGCGAGGGCGAGCAGGAGCGGCCAGAGGACGCGGTCGGCGCCCAGCACGTCCTTCAGCGGCCGGGGCTCGACGCCCGTCGTGTCCGCGGGCAGGACAGAGCGGACGACGGCCGCGGGCAGACGGACGTTCAGCGTCTGCGCCTCCTCGCCCGGGCCGACGAGCCGGAGGGCGAGCGCCGGCAGCTCGACGGGGCCGGGCCTCCAGGCGGTGAGCGGATAGGCGAGCGTCACCCGTTCCCCGCCGCCCTCGATCGGTTCCGATCGGCCGATCCTGCGGCCGGCGTTCTCCACGTCGCCGGAAACCGGGAGCGAGTCGGGCGGCTCGAGCCGGAAGCCGGGCGGCACTTCGACCCGGATGGCAGCGTGGAAGACGTCGCCCACCGTCACCGTGTCCGGCGTGACGGCGACCCGGACCTCCTGCGCAGCGGCGCCGCTGGCCGTGAGCAGCACGAGAGCCGCGCACCCGGCGAGCCGCCCCGTGCTCATCGTCCCCGCTGCCTTTCCCTCTTCCGGAAGAACGAGAGCAGCGGCCCGATGTAGGAGCGGTCCGTCCGGACCTCCACCTCGTCCACACCCAGACGACGGAAGAGCCGCTGCACCGCCTCGCGCTCCTGCGCGGCGTGGCTCGCGTACAGCGCCCGCACGGCCGCGCTCCCGGTGTCGATCGCGACCTCGCGCCCCGTCTCCGGGTCCACGACCACGAGCACGCCGACGTCGGGCAACGCCTCCTCCGCGGCATCCCGGATCGCGATGGCGACGACGTCGTGCCGCGCGGAGACGAGGCGCAGCGTCCGCTCCAGGTCCTGCACCCGCGCCGCGCGTGCATCGCCGTCCGCGGCGCCGAGGAGGAAATCGCTCAGGACGAAGATCACGGCCCGATGGCGCAGCACGCGGCCGGCGTAATCCAGAGCGCGGGCGAGCTCGGTGCCGCGGCCGCGTGGCTGGAAGACGAGCACGTCGCGGATCAAGCGCAGCACGTGCCGCCGCCCCTTCTTGGGCGGGACGAAGTGCTCGATGTGGTCCGTGAAGATGAGCAGCCCGACGCGATCGTTGTTCCGGACGGCAGACAGCGCGAGCACGGCGGCGATCTCCGCGGCCAGCTCGGCCTTGAAGCGGCCCCGCGTGCCGAACTGCTCAGAGCCCGAGAGGTCCACGACGAGCAGGACCGAGAGCTCCCGCTCCTCGATGTGCTTCTTGACATACGGATGGCCCATCCGGGCCGTGACGTTCCAATCGATGGTGCGGACGTCGTCGCCCTCCTGGTACGCCCGCACCTCGGCGAACTCCATCCCCCGGCCGCGGAAGACCGAGAGGTATCCCCCGCTGAACAGCGAGTTCACCCAGCCGCGAGTGCGCAGCTCGATCAGCCGGACCTGGTGCAGGACTTCGCGTGGTACGCCGGCCCGGTCGTCCCGGTTACCGACGCGCGCCCCGTCGTCCCGGGACGACGGGGCGCGGGGAGCGGTCGCGGCGCTTCGCCGCCGGAGGAACGGGCTCAAGGGACGTCCACGGCTTCGAAGATGCGGGCGACGAGGTCGTCCGCGGTGACCTCCTCCGCCTCGGCCTCGTAGCTGGTGATGATGCGGTGGCGCAGGACGTCCGGGCCGATGGCCTTCACGTCTTCCGGCAGGACGTAGCCCCGGCCGCGCAAGTAGGCGTGGGCGCGGGCGCAGGTCGCAAGATAGATCGTCGCCCGCGGCGAGGCGCCGTACTCAATGAGCGGCGCGATGTCCGCGAGCCCGTACGCCTCCGGCTTACGCGTCGCGTGGACGAGGTCCACGATGTAATCCGCGAGCTTCTCGTCCATGTAGAGGCCAGCGATCTCCCGGCGCGCCGCGAGGATCTCGGCAGGCGTAGCGACGACGTCCACCGGCGCCAGCTCCTGGCCCGCCATGCGCCGCATGATCTCGCGCTCCTCGCTCCGGTCCGGGTAGCCGACCTCGAGCTTCATCATGAAGCGATCGACCTGGGCCTCGGGCAGAGGGTAGGTGCCCTCGTGCTCGATGGGGTTCTGCGTGGCCATGACGAGGAACGGCTCCTCCAGCGGGAACGTCTGCCCGCCGATCGTCACCTGCTTTTCCTGCATGGCCTCGAGCAGCGCGGACTGCACCTTGGGCGGCGCGCGGTTGATCTCGTCCGCCAGCACGATGTTGGCGAAGATCGGCCCCAGCTTGGGCGTGAATTCGCCCGTCTGCTGGTTGTAGACCATCGTCCCGACCACGTCGGCGGGTAGCAGGTCCGGCGTGAACTGGATCCGCTGGAAGGTGGCGTCCACCGTCTCGGCGAGCGTGCGAACGGTCAGCGTCTTGGCGAGCCCGGGCACACCCTCGAGCAGGACGTGGCCGCCGGTCAGCAGGCCGATCAGCAGGCGCTCGATCATCGCGTCCTGTCCGACGACGCGCTTGCGCAGCTCGTTGGTGATGCGTTCCGCGAGCTCGCGGCCGGTTCCCGCCCGAGGCGGAGCAGCGGTCTGTTCCAAGCCCTCGTCCTCCCTCCGTAGTGGTCCGGGGCGATGACGCCCGTTGGTACGCTCGACCGCCGGCGGGGGATCCGCCGGCGCCCGGGACCGGACGTCGTTCCGGCCTACCGACGGACGCGCCGGCCTCCGTCCTCGACCCGGAACACCCAGGCCGCGAGGCGTCCCGGCCTGAGCTCGAGACGGCGCGAGAGCGGCCCTTCATCGCTGCGAGAGCCGCGGTCCGGGCCGGGGTCGGCCTCGATCTCGCGCCGCATGGCGGAGCAGCGTGCGCGCCAGCGCGCCCAGTTTGCTGGCCGCAGGTCGATCCAGCCCCGATCGGCCAGCCGCGGGTCCGCCGGCGACTGCCCGGGCTCCGGCATGACCCGGACCTGGGCGCCGCGGAGCAGCCGTTCGCCGTCGGGCAGGAGCACGGGGATGCCGATGGAGAGCGCGTGGACCCTGAGGTCGTGGTCTCGCTCGATCAGCGCGTGCGCGGCCTCGGCCGTCCGGTCCGGGTCCAGGGCTGCGGCCTCGTTGAGGTCGTGGAACAGGCGCGCGAGGATCGCGCCCTCGAAGAGGAGCTTGGAGAGCCGCGGCGGCCCGAGCATCTCGTAGGCCACGCCGGCGCCGCCGTGTTGGCGCTCCAGCTCCTCCATCCGCTCGAGGGCGACCTGGCGCAGGACGCCCGCCCGGTAGGTCGGGCCGGACGTCGTGGCATCCAACGCGGCGACGACGTCGCGGCCCGTCGGGAAGCCGAGCACCTCGCGCACCACGTTGTCGGCGACCTCCTCCGGCGTGATGAACTCCATGAGGCCGAGCGCAGTGAGCGTCTCGAACTCGGCGAGGCTGAACCAGCCGTTCTCCCCTGCGTCGAGGTAGACGCCCTCCAGGTGGCCGTCGAGCGGGCGATGCGCGTCCGCCGCCGCTTCACCGAACGCATCCCGGAGCGGAACCGGGCGGACGGCGTCGCAACGAGGGATGGGACGGCCGCCGCGCTTGATCTCGCCGTAGCCGATCGCCTTCCAACTGATGGCGGCCGTGGGCTTGATCTCCTTGACCGCAGGGCCGCCCGGCGTGCGCGCCATGAGGTAGAGCAGCAACGTGTGCGCGCCGGCGACGCCCGCCTTGGCCAGCAGCGTCCGGCTCGGTCGTTCCTCGGAGTGCGTGAACGGGATGTTCAGGCCCATGCCGCCGGTGCCGGAGGTGCCGACCTTGACGTACAGCCGGGTGCCTGCCCGGCGCATCGCTTCGAGCGCGATCTGTACGTGGCGGATGAGCTGGGGGAGGTACAGCGTGGCGAGGTGTCGTTCCACTGCCTCCGCATCCACGCGGCCCGCGTGCGCCGCTTCGCGGAGCGCGATGCCGCTGGCGAACATGTTCTGGTACGCGAAGGCCGTCGCCGTGTTGATGCAGTCCACCACCAGCTCGGGCCGGTGGCGCTCGAGGAGTACGCCCAGCGCCGACCTCCGGACCACCTCGTCCGTCAGCTCCCCGAGCAGGTCGTCCAGCAACAGCGCCCGGCTCTCGGGGTCGGCCAGCACCTCCTCCCGCGACCGGTCCTTCAACGGCTCGGGGAGGAAGACGTTGCCCCACTCCGGAACCAGGCGCGTGCCCTCGGGGACGCCGGCGGCCCGGAGCTCCTCGACGGCCCCTTCCGCCTCGTCGCGGCGGAGCGCGCTGAGAACGACAGTGCCCGGCGCGTACTGGATGACGCGCCGGGCAACCGCCATCCCGACGAGTCCCGAACCGCCGAGGAGCAACACCGTCTTGCCCTGGATGTCCATGGTTCGACGCTCTCCTCAACGGCTTCTGCCGGGTGGGCGCTCGCGGCCCGAGCCCGCGTCGCCGCCCCGTGGTTCCTCGAACCCCCGGGCGAGCCGGTGGAGCGCCTCGACCTCTCTGGTCGAGAGTCGCCGCCACGCGCCCGGCGCCAACCGCCCGAGCCGTACTGGCCCATGACTCAGGCGGACCAGGCGCCGCACCGGGTGCCCCGCCGCCGCCATCATCCGGCGCACGATCCGTTTCCGGCCGTCCCGCATGGTGATCCGCAGACGGGTGATCCCCGGCGCCGTGGCGCGCCTCCGCTCGATGGCCTGCGCCCGGGCCGGCCCGTCCTCGAGCTCGATGCCACGCAGCAGCCGCCGCTCCGTCGCCGCCGAAACGCGGCCCTCGACCTCGACCTCGTAGACGCGATCCACGCCGTAGCGCGGATGCAGGAGCCGGTTCGCCACGTCTCCCTCGTTGGTGAGGATCAGGAGGCCCTCGCTGTCCGCATCCAGCCGACCGACGTGGAACAACCCGCGGAGCTTCGCCGGCAAGAGGTCATAGATCGTCGGTCGACCCTGGGGGTCGCGCCTCGTCGTCACGTACCCCGGCGGCTTGTGGAGCGCGATCCAGGCGGGCGCGGACAGCGCGACCTCACGCCCGTCCACCTCGACCCGGTCCCGCTCCGGGTCCACCCGGGCGCCCAGCTCCGTGACGGGCTCGCCGTTGACCCGAACGCGGCCCGCAAGGATCAACTCCTCGGCGCGACGTCGGGACGCGACGCCGGCCCTGGAAAGCAGCTTCTGGAGGCGCACCGTCTCGCCCAACGCCACGCCTCCAACGCCCCGGGGTTCAGTCCTCGGTGGGGCCGGGCTCGGCAGCGGCGGGCTGCCCCTCCGCGGGGACCTGCCCTACCCCGTCGGACGCAGCATGGCCGTGATCCGGCCCGGCCGCAACACCCGGGCGCGGCTCGTCCTCGTCGCCCGGTCCCGGCACCGCCCCCGCCGCGGCCCGTTCCGCAGCACCCTCTGCCGTAGCACCATCCGCCGTCCCAGCCCGCGGACCCGACGCCGCGTCCGCGGCCCGAGCCTCGAGCACCGACGGCCCTGCCGCTGACAGGTCCGGCGCAGCCCCCGCGGTTGCCGGCGCCGCGCCATCGGACCCTGGCGCCGAGGCGTCGGTCGCCGGGGGAGCCCCCGCCGTTGCCGCCGGCTCTGCCGGCGGCGCCTCGGCACGCCGCGCCGCCGCCACGGGTTGCGGCCCCGCAGCGCCGTTCTGGGCCTGCGGTGCGGCCCCATCGCCGGATGCCCGCTGCTTCAGCACCACCGGCAGCTCCTCCGGCCGCGGCAGATCGTGCAACGAGTTGAACCCGAAATGCTCGAGGAACTTCTTCGTGGTCCCGTAGAGCAGCGGCCGACCCAGCCCCTCGCCCCGGCCCACCACGTCAATGAGCTGCCGCTCCTGGAGGGTCCGCAACACGCCCGCCGAACCGATCCCGCGGATCTCCTCGATCTCCGCCCGGCCGATCGGCTGACGGTACGCAATGATCGCGAGCACCTCGAGCGCCGCGCCCGACAACCGGCCGCTCTGGGGCACGGTGTGGAACCGCTCCAGGACGCTCGCGTACTCGGGGCGGGTCAGGAGCTGGTAGCCGCCGGCGATCTCGTAGATCTGGAACGCGCGGCCCGTGGCGTCGTACTCCGCCCGGAGCGCCCGGATCGCCTCCTCGACCGCATCCTCGTCCAGGTCCTCGTGCGCGCGGCACAGGTCGGCGGCCGTCAGCGGCGCATCGGACGCGAAGAGCAGCGCCTCGATGATCTCAGTCGCTCGCATCCAGCTTCTTCCCGTTCCTCCGGTAGAACCACAACGGCGCGAAGACCTCGCGCTGGCGCATGGCGAGCACGTGCTGCTTGGCCAGCTCGAGCCCGGCCAGCAACGTCACCACGGCATGGAGCCGGTCGCCGAACGGCGCGACGAGGCGCCGGAACTCGACGCGCGCCATGCGGCTGAGCGTGTCGAGGATCAGTTTGATCTTCTCCTGGAGCGGCACGGCCCGCTGCGTGACACGATGCTCCGCAGGGGGGCGCTGCCGCGTGCCCAGGGCGAGCGCCGCCGCCCAGACCTCGTCCCACGTCACCTCCAGCTCGACGGGCTGCTCGTTGCGCGGGATCGGCGGGACGTAGCCGCGCGGGTAGAGCCGCGCCCGCTCGGCCTCGGCCTCCTCGAGCCGCCGCGCCGCCTCGCGGAAATGCTCGTACTCGAGCAGTCGGCGCACCAGGTCGGCACGCGGATCGATCAGCTCGCCATCCTCGTCCACGCGCCGAGGCAACAGCATCTGCGCCTTGATCCGGATCAGCGTCGCGGCCATCTCGAGGAACTCGCCCGCACGGTCGAGCCCGAGCCGCTCGATCCCCTCGATCGCCTTGAGGAACTGCTCGGTGATGCGGGCGATCGGGATGTCGAAGATGTCGATGTCCTGTTCCCGGATCAGGTGGAGCAACAGGTCGAGCGGACCCTGGAACCGCTCGAGCTCCACGATGAAGCCGGCGTCGGCGACCTGCGTGTCCGTCATCATGTCGAGAGCCGCACCAGCGCGGCCGCCAGGCCGTCCAGCATCGAGACCGGCCAGAGCAGGAAGTCGATCACCTCGGGTGCGAGGAAGAGAAGCAGCAACAGCACCACCATGCCGTAGCGTCCGACCCCACGGTAGACGAGCGCCAGTCGCGTCGGCAACAGGTGGTACAGGACGTGTGAACCATCCAGCGGCGGTATCGGGATCAGGTTGAAGAAGGCCAGGAGCAAGTTCAACCAGATGCCGACCCGCGCCATCGTCCGCAGCAGGCTGAACACCTCCTCACCGGCCGGCGCCGCGCGGCCGAGGTGGACAAGCACGATGATCAGCCCGGTGAACGCCGCGGCCAGCAGCAGGTTCGCCGTGATGCCCGCCAGAGAGACCAAGATGTCCCCGCGGCGGTAGTTCCGGTAGTTGCGCGGGTCCACCGGAACCGGGCGGGCCCACCCGAACAGGACGTTGCCCGGCGCGAGCCACAGGACGAGCGGCACGAGGATGCTGCCGACGGGGTCGATGTGGGCGGCGGGGTTCATGGTCAGCCGCCCGGCCTCCAGCGCCGTCCGATCACCCTGCCGCAGCGCCATCCACCCGTGGGCGTATTCGTGGATGACCACGGAGAGCAACAGGACGGGGAGCACGAGCAACACTTCCATGGCCGGGTAAGCTAACGCGCGGTGCGGCCCGGGCGCCACCCCTCACCCCGCCGTGGTCGGGGAGGTCCACGGACCGCTCCGGCCCGCGCCCGGCCGCGCCGAGTTGACAGGCAGGACAACCGTCTTTAGTTTTTCAGGTTGCGTTTTTTCGTCAACTGCCAGGGAAATCGGGGGAGGGCGGCTTGCCCAACAACAAGAGCGCGATCAAGCGGATGATCCAGGCGCGCAAGCGGGCAGCGAGGAACCGCGCCCAGCGCTCGCGCCTCAAGACGGCGATCAAGAAGGTGCTCAACGCCCAGGACGGGGCGCAGGCCACCCAGCTGTTCCGCGAGACCGAGGCGCTGCTGGACCGGTTGGCGTCGCGGCGCATCATCCATCCGAACAAGGCGGCTCGGCAGAAGGCGCGGCTCGCGCGGCGCGTCCTGGCGCTGGGCGGCACCCCCTGAGCGCTCGCGGAGGCCGCCGGCCCGCAGCGCTCGCCGGTGCAGTGGGAAGCGACCGGGGCCCGTCGACTGGAACGTTCGACGGGCCCCGGTCGCTTCCACCTCCCGCTTCCCCCGGGATTCAATCCGCGAACAGGTCCAGCGCCTCCATCACCGCGGCTCCGTCCCCCTCCTCGGCCGCCGTGGCTGCCTGCGCGCCGGAAGGCGGACGATGACGGAAGAATTCCCGAGCGAAGTTGCCGTCGTACTCCGACCACCCTCGCTCCACATCGGCGAGGAGCCGGGTGACCTGGTGCAGCTTGGCATCGAGGTCGTCCACGGCGTGGAGGATCAGCCCCTCGAGGATCTTGGGCCGCCGAGGACTCTGCCACTCGTAGCGACCGTGATGACTGGCGATGAGGTGCAGCAGCAGCAGCCGGCGTTCGGCCGGCAGCTCGGGAACGGCCGCCGCTTCCGCTTCCACCATCTGGAGGCCGAGCAGGATGTGGCCGAGGAGCCGC
This genomic window from bacterium contains:
- a CDS encoding aerotolerance regulator BatA; its protein translation is MTFGFANPWALLLLPVLIGLAWFGRRVWRRPAFTFSRAEAVAGMGGRSANAVARMPDALRFLVLALLTIALAGPRTGVSVVDVDAEGIAIVIAIDVSSSMLAEDFQPRNRLAVAKEKVIAFIRGRQYDRIGMVAFAGEALTQVPITVDYPVLYRALEQLDVGQLEDGTAIGTAIATAANRLRRAPGESRVIILMTDGENNRGEIDPVTAAQAAAAFGIKIYAIGVGTEGIAPIPIARNLLGGYEYANLPVHIDEELLQSIADITGGRYFRATNEAALDSIYRLIDQLEKTEVEVRRYTNYTPHHLPFVLMAAVLLLAEWGLRASRWGRVP
- a CDS encoding DUF58 domain-containing protein, which codes for MSPFLRRRSAATAPRAPSSRDDGARVGNRDDRAGVPREVLHQVRLIELRTRGWVNSLFSGGYLSVFRGRGMEFAEVRAYQEGDDVRTIDWNVTARMGHPYVKKHIEERELSVLLVVDLSGSEQFGTRGRFKAELAAEIAAVLALSAVRNNDRVGLLIFTDHIEHFVPPKKGRRHVLRLIRDVLVFQPRGRGTELARALDYAGRVLRHRAVIFVLSDFLLGAADGDARAARVQDLERTLRLVSARHDVVAIAIRDAAEEALPDVGVLVVVDPETGREVAIDTGSAAVRALYASHAAQEREAVQRLFRRLGVDEVEVRTDRSYIGPLLSFFRKRERQRGR
- a CDS encoding ATPase gives rise to the protein MIERLLIGLLTGGHVLLEGVPGLAKTLTVRTLAETVDATFQRIQFTPDLLPADVVGTMVYNQQTGEFTPKLGPIFANIVLADEINRAPPKVQSALLEAMQEKQVTIGGQTFPLEEPFLVMATQNPIEHEGTYPLPEAQVDRFMMKLEVGYPDRSEEREIMRRMAGQELAPVDVVATPAEILAARREIAGLYMDEKLADYIVDLVHATRKPEAYGLADIAPLIEYGASPRATIYLATCARAHAYLRGRGYVLPEDVKAIGPDVLRHRIITSYEAEAEEVTADDLVARIFEAVDVP
- a CDS encoding short-chain dehydrogenase, which gives rise to MDIQGKTVLLLGGSGLVGMAVARRVIQYAPGTVVLSALRRDEAEGAVEELRAAGVPEGTRLVPEWGNVFLPEPLKDRSREEVLADPESRALLLDDLLGELTDEVVRRSALGVLLERHRPELVVDCINTATAFAYQNMFASGIALREAAHAGRVDAEAVERHLATLYLPQLIRHVQIALEAMRRAGTRLYVKVGTSGTGGMGLNIPFTHSEERPSRTLLAKAGVAGAHTLLLYLMARTPGGPAVKEIKPTAAISWKAIGYGEIKRGGRPIPRCDAVRPVPLRDAFGEAAADAHRPLDGHLEGVYLDAGENGWFSLAEFETLTALGLMEFITPEEVADNVVREVLGFPTGRDVVAALDATTSGPTYRAGVLRQVALERMEELERQHGGAGVAYEMLGPPRLSKLLFEGAILARLFHDLNEAAALDPDRTAEAAHALIERDHDLRVHALSIGIPVLLPDGERLLRGAQVRVMPEPGQSPADPRLADRGWIDLRPANWARWRARCSAMRREIEADPGPDRGSRSDEGPLSRRLELRPGRLAAWVFRVEDGGRRVRR
- a CDS encoding rRNA pseudouridine synthase; the encoded protein is MGETVRLQKLLSRAGVASRRRAEELILAGRVRVNGEPVTELGARVDPERDRVEVDGREVALSAPAWIALHKPPGYVTTRRDPQGRPTIYDLLPAKLRGLFHVGRLDADSEGLLILTNEGDVANRLLHPRYGVDRVYEVEVEGRVSAATERRLLRGIELEDGPARAQAIERRRATAPGITRLRITMRDGRKRIVRRMMAAAGHPVRRLVRLSHGPVRLGRLAPGAWRRLSTREVEALHRLARGFEEPRGGDAGSGRERPPGRSR
- the scpB gene encoding SMC-Scp complex subunit ScpB, which gives rise to MRATEIIEALLFASDAPLTAADLCRAHEDLDEDAVEEAIRALRAEYDATGRAFQIYEIAGGYQLLTRPEYASVLERFHTVPQSGRLSGAALEVLAIIAYRQPIGRAEIEEIRGIGSAGVLRTLQERQLIDVVGRGEGLGRPLLYGTTKKFLEHFGFNSLHDLPRPEELPVVLKQRASGDGAAPQAQNGAAGPQPVAAARRAEAPPAEPAATAGAPPATDASAPGSDGAAPATAGAAPDLSAAGPSVLEARAADAASGPRAGTADGATAEGAAERAAAGAVPGPGDEDEPRPGVAAGPDHGHAASDGVGQVPAEGQPAAAEPGPTED
- a CDS encoding segregation/condensation protein A is translated as MMTDTQVADAGFIVELERFQGPLDLLLHLIREQDIDIFDIPIARITEQFLKAIEGIERLGLDRAGEFLEMAATLIRIKAQMLLPRRVDEDGELIDPRADLVRRLLEYEHFREAARRLEEAEAERARLYPRGYVPPIPRNEQPVELEVTWDEVWAAALALGTRQRPPAEHRVTQRAVPLQEKIKLILDTLSRMARVEFRRLVAPFGDRLHAVVTLLAGLELAKQHVLAMRQREVFAPLWFYRRNGKKLDASD
- a CDS encoding site-2 protease family protein, whose amino-acid sequence is MEVLLVLPVLLLSVVIHEYAHGWMALRQGDRTALEAGRLTMNPAAHIDPVGSILVPLVLWLAPGNVLFGWARPVPVDPRNYRNYRRGDILVSLAGITANLLLAAAFTGLIIVLVHLGRAAPAGEEVFSLLRTMARVGIWLNLLLAFFNLIPIPPLDGSHVLYHLLPTRLALVYRGVGRYGMVVLLLLLFLAPEVIDFLLWPVSMLDGLAAALVRLST
- the rpsT gene encoding 30S ribosomal protein S20; this encodes MPNNKSAIKRMIQARKRAARNRAQRSRLKTAIKKVLNAQDGAQATQLFRETEALLDRLASRRIIHPNKAARQKARLARRVLALGGTP